A region of Streptomyces sp. NBC_01267 DNA encodes the following proteins:
- a CDS encoding ricin-type beta-trefoil lectin domain protein, with protein MKPGTGRRAALAATSALTMAVAAGVAGLPAANAATAAGTTNTASTASTANTASTAAASGTVTLGGKCLDVTDGSSANGTALQLFDCNGGTAQQFSWADDGTLKVLGKCLDVTGGSDATGALVQLYDCARVNQQKFRYLPDGTIYSAKSGKCVAVQGQVVNHSRVGLASCDPKQLTQQWTAGSAPGPAYRLSGGAPVAYDNPDDTPAGVFTAKDGRFYYQQSDALYGANDPRTWAFFSGADFDSAKPDPISGAVNPANAQDRNDDTTWRCNNSPTGKEATPTPGSTGYAQPNYCDLAGVWVDPGSGDWYGLVHNEFTPKPFGDGMHYDGIDYAVSKDQGRTWSIEDHVITSPYSTKRDDTGQFPKDTYDYGDGDPRLYVDNASGYFYVFYADRVLNKSGGGSVWHQHVARAPIAQKMAPSSWRKWHDGTWQSPGTGGAESNIIPSDGNGTGYTAPADEYQPSTAGKAADQVTQGAMPDNSQLTVMNITWNAYLGKYIGTPQNNIAQATDTKSPLHFYATDDLATQKWVDMGSVAENQNASWYRWFLDSETKTTSNVVGRTFRSYCSFYCDTYTGEYADITIEPTSKTELPASPTGGKARQIKAANGRSLALSGGKPVALSQPVPLSGPNALAGPNALSGPNALAGGKPQKWQVTGTGDGFYTVTGGDGRPLRVADGTKGRAWGAAVSSGTAGAETPATAQWYLQEIVKSPAKGGASKATGTYRLVNRYSGLALSLDKHGSAVTAPQSTDPAQLLSFRS; from the coding sequence GTGAAGCCAGGAACAGGACGACGGGCCGCACTCGCGGCCACGTCCGCGCTCACCATGGCAGTGGCAGCGGGGGTGGCGGGCCTGCCCGCCGCGAACGCTGCAACCGCCGCAGGCACCACAAACACCGCAAGCACCGCAAGCACCGCAAACACCGCAAGCACAGCCGCGGCCTCCGGGACGGTGACCCTCGGCGGCAAGTGTCTCGACGTCACCGACGGCAGCTCGGCCAACGGCACTGCCCTCCAGCTGTTCGACTGCAACGGAGGCACCGCCCAGCAGTTCAGCTGGGCGGACGACGGCACCCTCAAGGTGCTCGGCAAGTGCCTGGACGTGACCGGCGGTTCGGACGCCACCGGCGCGCTCGTCCAGCTCTACGACTGCGCGCGGGTGAACCAGCAGAAGTTCAGGTACCTGCCCGACGGCACCATCTACAGCGCCAAGTCCGGCAAGTGCGTGGCCGTACAAGGACAGGTCGTGAACCACTCGCGCGTCGGCCTCGCCTCGTGCGACCCGAAGCAGCTCACCCAGCAGTGGACCGCCGGGTCGGCGCCCGGCCCGGCGTACCGGCTCTCGGGCGGTGCCCCCGTCGCGTACGACAACCCCGACGACACCCCGGCCGGAGTGTTCACCGCGAAGGACGGCCGGTTCTACTACCAGCAGTCGGACGCCCTGTACGGCGCGAACGACCCGCGCACCTGGGCGTTCTTCAGCGGCGCCGACTTCGACTCCGCGAAGCCCGACCCGATATCCGGCGCGGTGAACCCCGCCAACGCGCAGGACCGCAACGACGACACGACATGGCGCTGCAACAACAGCCCCACCGGCAAGGAGGCCACCCCGACCCCGGGCTCCACGGGTTACGCCCAGCCCAACTACTGCGACCTGGCGGGCGTGTGGGTCGATCCGGGCAGTGGTGACTGGTACGGCCTGGTGCACAACGAGTTCACGCCGAAGCCCTTCGGCGACGGCATGCACTACGACGGCATCGACTACGCCGTCTCCAAGGACCAGGGCAGGACCTGGTCGATCGAGGACCACGTCATCACCTCGCCGTACAGCACGAAGCGCGACGACACCGGCCAGTTCCCGAAGGACACGTACGACTACGGCGACGGCGACCCGCGCCTGTACGTGGACAACGCCTCGGGGTACTTCTACGTCTTCTACGCGGACCGCGTGCTGAACAAGTCCGGCGGCGGCAGCGTCTGGCACCAGCACGTGGCGCGCGCGCCCATCGCGCAGAAGATGGCGCCGTCCTCATGGAGGAAGTGGCACGACGGCACCTGGCAGTCGCCGGGCACCGGCGGCGCGGAATCCAACATCATCCCGTCGGACGGCAACGGCACCGGCTACACCGCACCCGCCGACGAGTACCAGCCGTCCACCGCCGGGAAGGCCGCGGACCAGGTCACGCAGGGCGCCATGCCGGACAACTCCCAGCTGACCGTCATGAACATCACCTGGAACGCCTACCTGGGCAAGTACATCGGCACCCCGCAGAACAACATCGCCCAGGCCACCGACACCAAGTCCCCGCTGCACTTCTACGCGACGGACGACCTGGCCACCCAGAAGTGGGTGGACATGGGCAGCGTCGCGGAGAACCAGAACGCCTCGTGGTACCGGTGGTTCCTCGACTCGGAGACGAAGACCACGTCCAACGTGGTGGGCCGGACGTTCCGCTCGTACTGCTCGTTCTACTGCGACACGTACACGGGTGAGTACGCCGACATCACCATCGAGCCCACGTCGAAGACGGAGCTGCCCGCCTCCCCGACCGGCGGCAAGGCCCGGCAGATCAAGGCCGCGAACGGCAGGTCGCTCGCGCTCTCCGGCGGGAAGCCGGTCGCCCTGTCCCAGCCGGTCCCCCTGTCCGGTCCGAACGCACTGGCAGGTCCGAACGCACTGTCCGGTCCGAACGCCCTGGCCGGTGGCAAGCCCCAGAAGTGGCAGGTCACCGGCACCGGTGACGGCTTCTACACGGTCACCGGAGGCGACGGGCGCCCGCTGCGCGTCGCCGACGGGACGAAGGGCCGCGCCTGGGGCGCCGCCGTATCGTCCGGTACGGCGGGCGCCGAGACACCGGCCACCGCCCAGTGGTACCTCCAGGAGATCGTGAAGTCCCCGGCCAAGGGGGGCGCCTCGAAGGCCACCGGCACGTACCGCCTGGTCAACCGCTACAGCGGGCTCGCCCTGAGCCTGGACAAGCACGGTTCGGCCGTGACGGCTCCGCAGAGCACGGACCCGGCCCAGCTGCTGTCGTTCCGTTCCTGA
- a CDS encoding family 20 glycosylhydrolase — protein sequence MRRFIRHVLPVVLLVVGAAPLGVAGAASASASPVTAAAAAVNRAPAVQPGIREWRGGHGEFRLAPRSRIVLGGADAAELRSTARTFATDLGALAGRTLPVVTGTPKAGDIALRSRSADAQLGAQGYALNIGNVLEVDATGDAGVFYATQTIEQAIRLDDRHTSIPRGTARDWPDVEQRAQMLDVGRKFFSIGYLKTQIREMAWQKLTTFHLHLTDWEGFRIQLPQFPGLAAADSYNPADLRELQDYARTYHVDVIPEIDLPGHATPLTTYDPKLRFACTSMDQGKWPGGELGGWTLDITKQHTRDFVHDLLEAVIPLFDSKYVHVGGDEIGLDDKKNACPELVSYKNARGFGYAGDVFVDFLNTLNKQVRSHGRTTEAWEWWDQYGQQSSIAPDRTIVLDDYIDSDPSPLVAKGYTVVASPEPVLYVSPGFGQKIGDYGYVDIGDTYENYAFPTPAVGGGRVLGYKVSRWSDSAETQSTAFFDHFARRPLEVLAERTWGSPRVPSAWTFLSQVDAIGGPPGSTAFSLRALPKAGMTVSTDSEETTAEDGRAINVLDDDPYSAWHTAYSPAAAPMPHHITLDLGANRQLAGFRYLPRQDAGTNGRIGAWTFDVSSDGVHWRTAARGTFADDQTEKEITFPTTSARHVRLTATSAANGLPYAGAAELTLLRPDFDSGPDKS from the coding sequence ATGAGACGTTTCATCCGGCATGTCCTGCCGGTCGTACTGCTCGTCGTCGGCGCCGCTCCCCTCGGAGTCGCGGGCGCCGCCTCCGCCTCCGCCTCGCCCGTCACTGCCGCTGCCGCCGCCGTCAATCGCGCTCCGGCCGTTCAGCCCGGGATCCGCGAATGGCGCGGCGGACACGGTGAGTTCCGTCTGGCGCCCCGCTCCCGGATCGTCCTCGGTGGCGCCGATGCCGCCGAACTCCGTTCCACGGCACGTACGTTCGCGACCGATCTGGGGGCTCTCGCCGGGCGCACCCTGCCCGTCGTCACCGGTACTCCGAAGGCTGGTGACATCGCGTTGCGGTCCCGTAGCGCCGATGCCCAACTCGGGGCGCAGGGCTACGCGTTGAACATAGGTAACGTCCTGGAGGTGGACGCCACCGGGGACGCCGGGGTCTTCTACGCCACCCAGACCATCGAGCAGGCCATCAGGCTCGACGACCGCCACACCTCGATCCCGCGCGGCACCGCCCGCGACTGGCCGGACGTCGAGCAGCGTGCGCAGATGCTCGACGTGGGGCGCAAGTTCTTCTCCATCGGCTACCTCAAGACGCAGATCCGTGAGATGGCCTGGCAGAAGCTCACCACCTTCCATCTGCACCTCACCGACTGGGAAGGCTTCCGCATCCAGCTGCCGCAGTTCCCCGGTCTTGCCGCAGCTGACTCCTACAACCCCGCTGACCTGCGGGAACTGCAGGACTATGCCCGTACGTACCATGTCGACGTCATCCCCGAGATCGACCTGCCCGGCCACGCCACCCCCCTCACCACCTACGATCCGAAGCTGCGCTTCGCCTGTACCTCGATGGACCAGGGGAAGTGGCCCGGTGGTGAACTCGGCGGCTGGACCCTGGACATCACCAAGCAGCACACCCGTGACTTCGTGCACGATCTCCTCGAAGCCGTCATCCCGTTGTTCGACAGCAAGTACGTGCATGTCGGCGGCGACGAGATCGGTCTGGACGACAAGAAGAACGCCTGCCCGGAGCTCGTCTCCTACAAGAACGCGCGTGGCTTCGGTTACGCCGGGGACGTCTTCGTCGACTTCCTCAACACCCTGAACAAGCAGGTGCGTTCGCACGGCAGGACCACCGAGGCGTGGGAGTGGTGGGACCAGTACGGACAGCAGTCCTCGATCGCACCCGACAGGACGATCGTCCTCGACGACTACATCGACAGTGATCCGTCGCCGCTGGTCGCCAAGGGCTACACCGTGGTCGCCTCGCCCGAGCCCGTGCTGTACGTGAGCCCCGGCTTCGGGCAGAAGATCGGCGACTACGGCTACGTCGACATCGGTGACACCTACGAGAACTACGCGTTCCCGACACCGGCGGTGGGCGGCGGACGGGTTCTCGGCTACAAGGTCTCCCGGTGGTCCGACAGCGCCGAGACGCAGAGCACCGCGTTCTTCGACCACTTCGCGCGCCGGCCCCTGGAGGTGTTGGCCGAGCGCACCTGGGGCTCGCCGCGGGTTCCCTCCGCATGGACGTTCCTGAGCCAGGTGGATGCCATCGGTGGCCCGCCCGGCAGCACCGCGTTCAGCCTGCGTGCGCTGCCCAAGGCCGGGATGACGGTCAGCACCGACAGCGAGGAGACCACCGCGGAGGACGGGCGCGCGATCAATGTCCTCGACGACGATCCGTACTCGGCCTGGCACACGGCCTACAGTCCGGCCGCGGCACCGATGCCGCACCACATCACCCTCGACCTGGGCGCGAACCGGCAGCTCGCCGGGTTCCGCTACCTGCCCCGGCAGGACGCCGGGACCAATGGGCGCATCGGGGCCTGGACCTTCGACGTCAGCTCCGACGGCGTCCACTGGCGTACGGCGGCCCGGGGGACCTTCGCCGACGACCAGACGGAGAAGGAGATCACCTTCCCGACGACCTCGGCACGTCACGTCCGGCTCACGGCGACCTCCGCGGCGAACGGCCTGCCGTACGCGGGGGCGGCCGAACTCACCCTGCTGCGGCCCGATTTCGACAGCGGGCCGGACAAGTCCTAG
- a CDS encoding phosphorothioated DNA-binding restriction endonuclease produces MTRDELMRSLAALRQAQIGSRRAPHKPLLVLWLLGRFSASGSTAVTYGEAEDPVSRLINDFGPAVTSVARARQRAAMPFVHLERDLWDLRDRDGVPIGPDVAERGGLLRDRGAHGRLRPEVEMLLADPGTLAAAARLLMEQHFTPALDVLIRDAVGLDLADADADADETEQAPRGRRRRRRRAGFAEEVLLAYGYACAFCGFDGALGRHPVGLEAAHVRWHSQDGPDEVNNGLALCSLHHTLFDLGVLGLLPDLRIQVSQLYVARSRAGRAVDDLHGQPVATGRPGRPAVEPEFVVWHGKQVFKRPGAQVGR; encoded by the coding sequence GTGACACGAGACGAGCTGATGAGGTCGCTGGCCGCGCTGCGGCAGGCACAGATCGGCAGCCGCCGGGCGCCGCACAAGCCGTTGCTGGTGCTCTGGCTGCTGGGGAGGTTCTCCGCGTCCGGCAGCACCGCAGTCACGTACGGCGAGGCGGAAGACCCCGTCAGCCGGCTGATCAACGACTTCGGTCCGGCCGTGACGAGCGTCGCCCGCGCGAGGCAGCGGGCCGCCATGCCGTTCGTGCACCTGGAACGCGACCTGTGGGATCTGCGGGACCGGGACGGGGTACCCATCGGGCCGGACGTAGCCGAGCGGGGTGGCCTCCTGCGGGATCGGGGTGCTCATGGGCGGCTGCGGCCCGAGGTCGAGATGCTGCTGGCCGATCCGGGGACCCTCGCGGCGGCGGCCCGGCTCCTGATGGAACAGCACTTCACTCCGGCGTTGGACGTGCTCATCCGCGATGCCGTCGGGCTGGATCTGGCCGATGCCGATGCCGACGCCGACGAGACGGAGCAGGCGCCGAGGGGGAGGAGACGGCGGAGGCGGCGGGCCGGGTTCGCCGAGGAGGTGCTCCTTGCCTATGGGTATGCCTGTGCCTTCTGCGGGTTCGACGGCGCGCTCGGGCGTCACCCCGTGGGGCTGGAGGCCGCGCACGTACGGTGGCACAGCCAGGACGGCCCCGACGAGGTGAACAACGGGCTGGCGCTGTGCTCCCTGCACCACACGCTCTTCGACCTCGGGGTTCTGGGGCTCCTGCCCGATCTGCGCATTCAGGTCTCCCAGCTGTACGTGGCGCGAAGTCGGGCCGGCCGGGCCGTCGACGACCTTCACGGACAGCCGGTCGCGACGGGCAGACCCGGGCGACCCGCTGTCGAGCCGGAGTTCGTCGTCTGGCACGGGAAGCAGGTCTTCAAGCGCCCGGGGGCGCAGGTGGGGCGATAG
- a CDS encoding ROK family transcriptional regulator, with protein MGQMQITGGGPSALRRRNLATMLHQVHEQGARTVTELARSTGLSRPTCEEGVAELVAQGWAAETAPPDPTAARQPGRPAKRYEFNADAGRVLGVDVGAHKILATVADLRGTVTAVRRTDVDPALPAAERLAAMGDAVTACLAAERAPGRSPLLAAVIASPGVIDAEGRVVLSNPLPELTGLNLVDELARVLGPGRVDGPIRAENDMRLAALAEQWRGVAVGVPDLVYIHAGHRLGAAVLIDGKPYRGHRGAAGEIGTLGLLDWANSYRRLLSYAPDSTTIDATLRVFTDLREGNTLAREFVDRFARDMATGVAVMSMTIDPTLVVVGGGISLAGDAIIEPVRRHLVDLCLFPPDIEASNLGDESVALGAVRFGLQQVEARLFGAAPSFPREAV; from the coding sequence ATGGGCCAGATGCAAATCACGGGCGGGGGCCCGTCCGCGCTGCGCAGGCGGAACTTGGCGACGATGCTCCACCAGGTGCACGAGCAGGGAGCCCGGACGGTCACCGAACTCGCCCGGTCCACCGGCCTGTCCCGGCCGACCTGCGAGGAGGGGGTGGCCGAGCTGGTGGCCCAGGGCTGGGCCGCCGAGACGGCGCCACCGGACCCGACCGCCGCGCGCCAGCCGGGACGGCCGGCCAAGCGGTACGAGTTCAACGCCGACGCGGGCCGGGTCCTGGGTGTGGACGTCGGCGCCCACAAGATCCTCGCGACGGTGGCGGACCTGCGAGGCACCGTGACCGCGGTCCGGCGTACCGACGTCGATCCAGCCCTCCCCGCCGCCGAGCGACTGGCGGCGATGGGCGACGCCGTCACCGCGTGCCTGGCCGCCGAACGCGCCCCCGGCCGCAGCCCGTTGCTCGCCGCCGTGATCGCCTCCCCCGGGGTCATCGACGCCGAGGGCCGGGTCGTCCTGTCCAACCCGCTGCCGGAGCTGACGGGGCTGAACCTGGTGGACGAACTCGCCCGGGTCCTGGGGCCCGGCAGGGTCGACGGCCCGATCCGAGCCGAGAACGACATGCGCCTGGCCGCTCTCGCCGAACAGTGGCGGGGCGTCGCGGTCGGCGTCCCCGACCTCGTGTACATCCACGCCGGCCACCGCCTGGGTGCGGCTGTCCTGATCGACGGCAAGCCCTATCGCGGCCACCGGGGCGCGGCCGGGGAGATCGGCACCCTCGGCCTCCTGGACTGGGCGAACAGCTACCGCCGACTGCTGTCCTACGCCCCCGACAGCACGACGATCGACGCGACGCTGCGGGTCTTCACCGACCTGCGCGAGGGCAACACCCTGGCCCGCGAATTCGTCGACCGCTTCGCCCGCGACATGGCCACCGGGGTCGCTGTCATGTCGATGACCATCGACCCGACGCTGGTCGTCGTCGGCGGCGGCATCTCCCTGGCCGGCGACGCCATCATCGAACCGGTCCGCCGGCACCTGGTCGACCTGTGCCTGTTCCCACCGGACATCGAAGCCTCGAACCTCGGCGACGAGTCCGTCGCGCTCGGCGCCGTACGCTTCGGCCTCCAGCAGGTGGAGGCCCGCCTGTTCGGGGCAGCTCCTTCGTTTCCCCGGGAGGCCGTCTGA
- a CDS encoding Ig domain-containing protein — protein MNLKRMNPRRKLTARLTATIAVTGMLTAGPVAIGAESASAATGSNHSGDVLVNAGYLRVGMDDTGAVTSLVDSRNGRNYLVAGHGTAPLVSLVIGGKQVRPTSLKRAGDKLVFRNSAAGTEIDVAVLDRTTYTTLTVTKVKAPHGADVQTLLWGPLATTLTDTLGESAGVAGNSGFTAGMKVLNDRTEGGWPREDTGMGWESEVSNNPSDLQVAPLEQWSTGGHTSWGNLLRAFTFDYTKQRLRMNDSGYRIPVGPLPSGGGIVGSEVALYGTTPDLAPTVLSTIAKGQNLPYPTIDGQWQKTAQATSKSILVLSDLNTGNVDAADKFAKAAGIDMVYSLPGADGPWQSAGHYQFNSSFGSNDAAATGLVKTSSSNGVAVGAHTLSNFIDTNDSYVSPTASPDLALGQSTTLTRPLAAGDTSLSLASCAPLAAGLQGSRLLIGKEFLTYTGSSTVDGECQVTGLARGQWSSAAASHAAGDTVARVQMNGYGGAYGNLNIINSVATRFADIWNTTGITATSFDGLESASDAGWGQYGMARMVNGAYAQLKAKDGFISETSRMGSNIWDGLSRASWGEVGSTSMSQVLINNAYYQANYLPGMLGWIALPGNTGLPNVEDTLARGAGLNAGAGFETSVSSLTGGGQNTSALLDSVKQWETARNLGAFTDGQRAQFRDQSTHWHLSVITPGSSWSLQQRDASGKDIGAPRTVTVPKPGFRDTGLPGMTAGKLYEARPAANVPSIIRYRVTAGALPAGLRLNADTGGITGIPATGATSTFTLTGTGAPGTPDARQTFTIHKGNPKPTTGTLSLTSAFDNVGITSQTDVTPGNFDGAGNSFSAEQLAAADVTPGSTVTVKGTAFAWPKAAAGTPDNVVGSSAVIQGSGRGGSTLAFLGSEAGDVTDHVTVAYTDGTTSTASVGFPNWADSSPTEFGSTLAVSTQGRNTPGGYANTSGAYRVFRNEIPLDSGKTIATVELPASPKIHVFALTVA, from the coding sequence ATGAACCTGAAACGAATGAACCCGAGACGGAAACTCACCGCACGTCTGACCGCCACGATCGCGGTCACCGGCATGCTGACCGCCGGACCGGTAGCGATAGGTGCGGAGAGCGCGTCGGCCGCGACCGGATCGAACCATTCCGGCGATGTCCTGGTGAACGCCGGGTACTTGCGCGTGGGAATGGACGACACCGGAGCGGTCACGAGTCTGGTCGACTCCCGCAACGGCCGGAACTACCTGGTGGCAGGGCACGGTACGGCTCCCCTGGTCAGTCTGGTGATCGGCGGGAAGCAGGTGAGGCCGACCTCGCTGAAGCGGGCCGGTGACAAGCTGGTGTTCAGGAACTCCGCCGCCGGCACCGAGATCGATGTGGCGGTGCTCGACCGGACGACGTACACGACGCTCACCGTCACCAAGGTCAAGGCGCCGCACGGCGCCGATGTACAGACCCTGCTGTGGGGCCCGTTGGCCACCACGCTCACCGACACGCTCGGGGAGTCGGCCGGCGTCGCCGGCAACAGCGGCTTCACGGCGGGGATGAAGGTCCTCAACGACCGCACCGAGGGCGGCTGGCCCCGCGAGGACACCGGCATGGGCTGGGAGAGCGAGGTGTCGAACAACCCCTCCGATCTGCAGGTGGCGCCGCTGGAGCAGTGGAGCACCGGCGGCCACACCTCCTGGGGCAACCTGCTGCGCGCCTTCACCTTCGACTACACCAAGCAGCGCCTGCGAATGAACGATTCCGGCTACCGGATCCCGGTCGGGCCGCTGCCCAGCGGCGGCGGAATCGTCGGGTCGGAGGTCGCGCTGTACGGCACCACGCCGGATCTCGCGCCGACCGTGCTGTCGACGATCGCCAAGGGCCAGAACCTGCCGTACCCGACGATCGACGGGCAGTGGCAGAAGACGGCGCAGGCGACCTCCAAGTCCATCCTCGTCCTGTCGGACCTCAACACCGGCAACGTCGATGCGGCCGACAAGTTCGCCAAGGCCGCAGGCATCGACATGGTCTACTCGCTGCCCGGGGCCGACGGTCCCTGGCAGTCGGCCGGGCACTACCAGTTCAATTCCAGCTTCGGCAGCAACGACGCCGCCGCGACCGGTCTGGTGAAGACGTCCAGCTCCAACGGGGTCGCGGTCGGCGCCCACACCCTGTCGAACTTCATCGACACGAACGACTCCTACGTCAGCCCCACCGCCAGCCCCGATCTCGCACTCGGGCAGAGCACCACGCTGACCCGGCCGCTGGCAGCCGGCGACACCTCGCTCTCCCTGGCGAGCTGCGCCCCGCTGGCCGCCGGACTGCAGGGCAGCCGGCTGCTGATCGGCAAGGAGTTCCTGACCTACACCGGTTCCAGCACGGTCGACGGCGAGTGCCAGGTGACCGGACTGGCCCGCGGGCAGTGGTCGTCGGCGGCGGCCTCCCACGCCGCCGGTGACACCGTTGCCCGGGTGCAGATGAACGGCTACGGCGGTGCCTACGGCAACCTGAACATCATCAACTCCGTCGCCACCCGCTTCGCCGACATCTGGAACACCACCGGCATCACCGCGACCTCGTTCGACGGGCTGGAGTCCGCCTCGGACGCCGGCTGGGGCCAGTACGGCATGGCTCGCATGGTGAACGGGGCCTACGCGCAGCTGAAGGCCAAGGACGGCTTCATCTCCGAGACCAGCCGGATGGGTTCGAACATCTGGGACGGGCTGTCCCGGGCGAGCTGGGGCGAGGTCGGCTCGACCAGCATGAGCCAGGTACTCATCAACAACGCCTACTACCAGGCCAATTACCTGCCCGGGATGCTCGGCTGGATCGCGCTGCCGGGAAACACCGGTCTGCCGAACGTCGAGGACACGCTCGCGCGGGGCGCCGGTCTGAACGCCGGTGCCGGGTTCGAGACCTCCGTGTCCAGCCTGACCGGTGGCGGGCAGAACACGTCGGCGCTGCTGGACTCCGTCAAGCAGTGGGAGACGGCCCGTAACCTCGGCGCGTTCACCGACGGACAGCGCGCGCAGTTCCGCGACCAGTCCACGCACTGGCACCTGAGCGTCATCACGCCCGGCTCGTCCTGGTCGCTTCAGCAGCGCGACGCCTCCGGCAAGGACATCGGCGCGCCGCGGACGGTCACCGTCCCGAAGCCGGGCTTCCGGGACACCGGCCTGCCAGGCATGACGGCCGGAAAGCTGTACGAGGCACGGCCTGCCGCGAACGTCCCCTCGATCATCCGCTACCGCGTCACCGCGGGCGCCCTGCCCGCCGGTCTGCGGCTCAACGCCGACACCGGGGGCATCACGGGTATCCCGGCCACCGGCGCCACCTCCACGTTCACCCTCACCGGCACCGGCGCTCCCGGGACGCCGGACGCACGGCAGACCTTCACCATCCACAAGGGGAACCCGAAGCCCACCACCGGGACGCTGAGCCTGACGTCGGCGTTCGACAACGTGGGAATCACCTCGCAGACCGATGTCACGCCCGGCAACTTCGACGGAGCCGGCAACAGCTTCTCCGCCGAACAGCTCGCCGCGGCCGACGTCACCCCCGGCTCCACCGTGACGGTGAAGGGCACGGCGTTCGCCTGGCCGAAGGCTGCCGCGGGCACGCCCGACAATGTCGTCGGCAGTTCAGCGGTGATCCAGGGCTCCGGCCGGGGCGGCAGCACGCTCGCCTTCCTCGGGTCCGAGGCCGGTGACGTGACCGACCACGTCACGGTCGCCTACACCGACGGCACCACCAGCACCGCGTCCGTCGGGTTCCCGAACTGGGCGGACTCCAGCCCGACCGAGTTCGGCTCCACGCTGGCCGTCTCCACCCAGGGACGCAACACACCCGGCGGATACGCCAACACCAGTGGCGCCTACCGGGTGTTCCGCAACGAGATCCCCCTCGACTCCGGGAAAACCATCGCGACCGTCGAGCTCCCGGCCAGTCCGAAGATCCACGTCTTCGCGCTGACCGTGGCGTAG